One segment of Marvinbryantia formatexigens DSM 14469 DNA contains the following:
- a CDS encoding NADP-dependent isocitrate dehydrogenase: MSKIAMKTPLVEMDGDEMTRILWKLIKEELILPFVDLKTEYYDLGLQKRNETDDKITVDSALATKKYGVAVKCATITPNAARVKEYNLKEMWKSPNGTIRAILDGTVFRAPIIVKGIEPNVRTWKKPITIARHAYGDVYKATEMKVPGAGRAELVFTDENGNETRELIHEFKGSGVLQGMHNLTSSIESFARSCFAYALDTKQDLWFATKDTISKKYDHTFKDIMQEIFDAEYADKFKEAGITYFYTLIDDAVARVMKSEGGYIWACKNYDGDVMSDMISSAFGSLAMMTSVLVSPDGCYEYEAAHGTVQRHYYKHLKGEETSTNSVATIFAWSGALRKRGELDNLPELMAFADKLEAATIATIEEGKMTKDLALITTLENVTVLNSADFIRAIREKL; this comes from the coding sequence ATGAGTAAAATTGCGATGAAGACCCCGCTTGTGGAAATGGATGGCGATGAAATGACCAGAATCCTCTGGAAGCTGATTAAAGAGGAGCTGATTCTGCCGTTTGTGGATTTAAAGACGGAGTATTATGACCTGGGACTTCAGAAGCGCAACGAGACGGATGATAAGATTACCGTCGACAGCGCGCTTGCCACGAAAAAATACGGCGTTGCCGTAAAATGCGCAACGATTACCCCGAATGCCGCGCGCGTGAAGGAGTATAATCTGAAGGAAATGTGGAAGAGCCCGAACGGGACCATCCGTGCGATCCTGGACGGAACGGTATTCCGCGCGCCGATTATCGTAAAGGGCATTGAGCCGAACGTGCGCACCTGGAAAAAACCGATTACGATTGCAAGACATGCCTACGGCGATGTTTATAAGGCGACGGAAATGAAGGTGCCGGGAGCCGGAAGAGCAGAGCTTGTTTTCACGGATGAAAACGGAAACGAAACGCGCGAGCTTATCCATGAATTTAAGGGAAGCGGCGTGCTGCAGGGAATGCACAACCTCACCAGCTCCATCGAGAGCTTTGCGAGAAGCTGCTTCGCCTATGCGCTCGATACGAAGCAGGACCTCTGGTTTGCAACTAAGGATACTATTTCCAAAAAATACGACCATACCTTCAAGGATATCATGCAGGAAATTTTTGACGCGGAATATGCGGACAAATTTAAAGAAGCAGGCATCACCTACTTCTATACGCTGATCGACGACGCGGTGGCGCGTGTGATGAAGTCGGAGGGCGGCTACATCTGGGCGTGCAAGAACTACGACGGCGACGTTATGAGCGATATGATCTCTTCCGCCTTCGGTTCCCTTGCCATGATGACCTCCGTGCTGGTTTCCCCGGATGGCTGCTATGAGTACGAGGCGGCGCACGGGACCGTTCAGCGCCACTATTATAAGCATCTGAAAGGCGAGGAGACCTCCACAAACTCCGTTGCCACCATCTTTGCCTGGAGCGGCGCGCTCAGAAAGCGCGGCGAGCTGGATAATCTTCCGGAGCTGATGGCATTTGCGGACAAGCTGGAGGCGGCAACCATCGCCACCATCGAGGAGGGCAAAATGACAAAAGACCTTGCGCTCATCACCACCCTGGAAAATGTCACGGTATTAAACAGCGCGGACTTTATCCGCGCGATCCGGGAAAAGCTTTAA
- a CDS encoding redox-sensing transcriptional repressor Rex yields MEEKEISRAVIKRLPRYYRYLGELLDSGVERISSNELSDRMKVTASQIRQDLNNFGGFGQQGYGYNVKFLYHEIGKILGLDKTYNMIILGAGNLGQALANYVRFEKRGFRIIGMFDVNPQLIGKKIRGIEIRMMDELPDFLAENDIQIATLTLPKAAAEEVAVKLVESGIKAIWNFAHTDLHLPDDVVVENVHLSESLMQLSYNITKNQRDRNTK; encoded by the coding sequence GTGGAAGAAAAGGAAATTTCAAGGGCAGTCATAAAGCGCCTTCCCCGTTATTACCGGTATCTTGGCGAACTTCTTGACAGTGGTGTGGAGCGTATCTCCTCCAATGAGCTGAGCGACCGCATGAAGGTGACAGCGTCGCAGATACGCCAGGATTTGAATAATTTTGGCGGATTTGGCCAGCAGGGATACGGTTACAATGTAAAATTTCTGTATCATGAGATAGGTAAGATTCTCGGACTGGATAAAACCTATAACATGATTATTCTGGGCGCGGGTAATCTCGGACAGGCTCTCGCAAACTATGTGCGGTTTGAAAAGCGCGGTTTCCGCATTATCGGCATGTTCGACGTCAATCCGCAGCTCATCGGGAAAAAAATCCGCGGCATTGAAATACGTATGATGGATGAGCTGCCGGATTTTCTGGCGGAAAATGACATTCAGATCGCCACACTGACGCTTCCGAAGGCGGCGGCGGAGGAGGTGGCGGTAAAGCTGGTGGAATCCGGCATCAAAGCCATCTGGAATTTCGCACATACAGATTTGCATCTGCCGGATGACGTGGTAGTGGAGAATGTTCATCTGTCCGAAAGTCTGATGCAGTTATCGTACAACATCACAAAGAATCAGCGCGACAGAAATACAAAGTAA
- a CDS encoding ABC-F family ATP-binding cassette domain-containing protein yields MILTCSHISKAFGTNEILKDVSFHIEEREKAAVVGINGAGKSTLLKIIMKQMQADEGEAVFAKGTSIGYLAQHDAVTGSNTIYGELLTTRQEIIALEERLRSLEQEMKGLDGERLDAALETYNRLSTEFENKNGYAYRSEINGILKGLGFSEEEYSKSIDTLSGGQKTRVALGKLLLQKPDIIFLDEPTNHLDMNSIAWLEVYLQNYPGAVVIVAHDRYFLNRVVTKIIELDNGHASVFAGNYSAYAEKKAMLREAQMKAYLNQQQEIKHQEEVITKLRSFNREKSIKRAESRVKMLDKIERLEKPTEVASEMKIRLEPRITSGNDVLKVEGLSKAFGPLTLFSDLNFEVKRGEKVAIIGDNGTGKTTLLKILNSVCEPDAGSFSLGSKVHIGYYDQEHHVLHMEKTLFEEISDEYPTLTNTQIRNVLASFLFTGDDVFKRISDLSGGERGRVSLAKLMLSEANFLILDEPTNHLDITSKEILEHALNQYTGTVLYVSHDRYFINETASRILELTGNTLVNYIGNYDYYLEKKDELTRVYAPQASEKGAAGLFGNASSAAAENKESEEKRSWRQQKEEQARERKRKNDLKKTEDQIQALEQRDGELDELLAQPEVYSDAARCIELNKEKYEISQKLEELYELWETLM; encoded by the coding sequence ATGATTTTAACATGCAGTCATATATCAAAGGCATTTGGAACTAATGAAATTCTGAAGGATGTTTCCTTCCACATTGAAGAGCGCGAAAAGGCGGCGGTGGTCGGCATCAACGGAGCCGGAAAATCCACCCTGCTGAAGATCATCATGAAGCAGATGCAGGCGGACGAGGGCGAGGCGGTGTTTGCGAAAGGCACCTCCATCGGCTATCTGGCGCAGCACGACGCCGTTACCGGAAGCAACACGATTTACGGAGAGCTGCTTACCACCCGGCAGGAAATCATTGCGCTGGAGGAACGCCTCCGCTCTCTGGAGCAGGAAATGAAGGGGCTGGACGGGGAGCGTCTGGATGCGGCGCTGGAGACCTACAACCGGCTCAGCACGGAATTTGAAAACAAAAACGGCTACGCTTACCGCAGCGAGATCAACGGCATCTTAAAAGGACTCGGTTTTTCCGAGGAAGAGTATTCCAAAAGCATCGATACGCTCTCCGGCGGGCAGAAAACCCGCGTTGCGCTCGGCAAGCTGCTGCTGCAGAAGCCCGATATCATCTTCCTGGACGAGCCGACCAACCACCTGGACATGAATTCGATCGCCTGGCTGGAGGTCTATCTGCAGAATTATCCGGGCGCTGTGGTGATCGTGGCGCACGACCGCTATTTTCTGAACCGGGTAGTGACAAAGATTATCGAACTGGATAACGGACACGCCTCTGTTTTTGCCGGAAATTACAGCGCCTATGCTGAAAAGAAGGCGATGCTGCGCGAGGCGCAGATGAAGGCGTACCTGAATCAGCAGCAGGAAATAAAACACCAGGAGGAGGTCATCACAAAGCTGCGCTCCTTTAACCGTGAAAAGAGCATCAAACGCGCCGAGAGCCGCGTGAAGATGCTTGATAAAATCGAGCGTCTGGAAAAGCCGACGGAGGTCGCCAGCGAAATGAAAATCCGCCTGGAGCCGCGCATTACCAGTGGAAATGATGTGCTTAAAGTGGAGGGGCTTTCCAAAGCCTTCGGTCCGCTCACGCTTTTTTCCGATTTAAACTTTGAGGTAAAGCGCGGGGAAAAGGTCGCCATCATCGGGGACAACGGCACTGGAAAGACGACGCTCCTTAAAATCTTAAACAGCGTGTGTGAGCCGGACGCCGGCTCCTTCTCTCTCGGAAGCAAGGTACATATCGGCTACTACGACCAGGAGCATCATGTGCTTCATATGGAGAAAACGCTGTTTGAGGAGATTTCTGATGAGTATCCGACGCTGACCAATACGCAGATCCGCAATGTGCTCGCTTCTTTTCTGTTTACGGGTGACGATGTATTTAAGCGGATTTCCGATTTAAGCGGCGGCGAGCGCGGGCGCGTATCGCTTGCCAAGCTGATGCTCTCCGAGGCGAATTTTCTGATTCTGGACGAGCCGACCAACCATCTGGATATTACCTCGAAAGAGATCCTGGAGCATGCGCTGAACCAGTACACCGGCACAGTGCTCTATGTTTCGCACGACCGCTATTTTATCAACGAGACGGCTTCCCGCATTCTGGAGCTTACCGGAAATACGCTGGTAAATTACATCGGAAATTACGATTATTATCTGGAAAAGAAGGATGAGCTGACGCGCGTGTACGCACCGCAGGCATCGGAAAAGGGTGCCGCCGGGCTTTTCGGAAACGCTTCCTCTGCCGCAGCAGAGAACAAAGAATCGGAGGAAAAGCGCAGCTGGCGACAGCAGAAGGAAGAACAGGCGCGCGAGCGCAAGCGCAAAAATGATTTGAAAAAAACAGAGGACCAGATCCAGGCGCTGGAGCAGCGTGACGGCGAGCTTGATGAACTGCTTGCGCAGCCGGAGGTCTATTCCGATGCCGCCCGCTGTATCGAGCTGAATAAGGAGAAATATGAAATCTCCCAGAAGCTCGAAGAATTGTATGAGCTCTGGGAGACACTGATGTAG
- a CDS encoding aspartate kinase — protein MKKVVKFGGSSLASAEQFQKAGSIIRAEKSRKYVVPSAPGKRFDGDTKVTDMLYDCYETAVSGQDFEQKLDKIKERYYEIIKGLHLDLSLEKEFAQIHDYFKNGAGSNYAASRGEYLNGIIMAAYLGFTFIDAAEVIFFREDGSFDADKTDKILSARLKKTEYAVIPGFYGAMTNGSIRTFSRGGSDITGSIVARAVKADIYENWTDVSGFLVTDPHIVENPEPIETITYRELRELAYMGASVLHDEAIFPVRCEGIPINIRNTNDPSAPGTMIVESTCKKPKYTITGIAGKKGFAAINIEKDRMNSEVGFGRKVLSVFEDNGISFEHIPSGIDTMSVFVHQSDFEEKEQKVLAGIHRAVSPDYLDMEADLALIAVVGRGMKSTRGTAGRIFSALAHANINIRMIDQGSSELNIIIGVSNSDFEKAIRAIYDIFVTVRL, from the coding sequence ATGAAAAAGGTTGTGAAATTTGGCGGAAGCTCCCTCGCCAGTGCAGAGCAGTTTCAGAAGGCGGGAAGCATTATCCGTGCGGAAAAGAGCAGAAAATATGTGGTGCCGTCCGCTCCCGGCAAGCGCTTTGACGGGGATACAAAGGTGACGGATATGCTCTACGACTGCTACGAAACCGCGGTCAGCGGACAGGATTTCGAGCAGAAGCTGGATAAAATCAAAGAACGCTACTATGAAATTATCAAGGGACTGCATCTGGATTTGTCGCTGGAGAAGGAATTTGCGCAGATTCACGATTACTTTAAAAACGGCGCCGGAAGCAATTATGCCGCTTCGCGCGGAGAATATTTAAACGGCATCATCATGGCGGCATATCTTGGCTTTACCTTTATCGACGCGGCAGAAGTCATTTTCTTCCGGGAGGATGGCAGCTTTGACGCCGACAAGACCGACAAGATTCTTTCCGCACGGCTGAAAAAGACGGAATACGCCGTGATTCCCGGCTTTTACGGCGCGATGACAAACGGAAGCATCCGCACCTTTTCCAGAGGCGGCTCCGATATCACCGGCTCCATCGTTGCGCGGGCGGTAAAGGCGGACATTTATGAAAACTGGACGGACGTTTCCGGCTTTCTGGTAACGGACCCGCATATCGTGGAAAATCCGGAGCCGATTGAGACGATCACCTACCGCGAGCTGCGCGAGCTTGCCTATATGGGCGCTTCCGTGCTGCACGACGAGGCGATTTTCCCGGTAAGATGCGAGGGGATTCCCATCAATATCCGCAATACGAACGACCCGTCCGCACCGGGCACGATGATCGTGGAGAGCACCTGCAAAAAGCCGAAATACACCATCACCGGCATTGCCGGGAAAAAAGGCTTTGCGGCTATCAACATTGAAAAGGACCGCATGAATTCGGAGGTCGGGTTCGGACGCAAGGTACTCAGTGTATTTGAAGATAACGGGATTTCTTTCGAGCATATTCCCTCCGGCATCGATACCATGAGCGTATTTGTCCATCAGTCTGATTTTGAGGAGAAGGAGCAGAAGGTGCTTGCGGGCATTCACCGCGCGGTATCGCCGGATTATCTGGATATGGAGGCGGACCTGGCGCTGATCGCGGTGGTCGGACGCGGCATGAAATCCACCAGAGGAACCGCGGGCAGAATTTTCTCGGCGCTCGCCCACGCGAATATCAATATCCGCATGATCGACCAGGGCTCCAGCGAGCTGAACATCATCATCGGTGTGAGCAACAGCGATTTTGAGAAGGCGATCCGGGCAATTTACGATATTTTTGTGACGGTACGTCTCTGA
- a CDS encoding [FeFe] hydrogenase, group A, translated as MGTMTIDGRKVTFTDEKNVLSVIRNAGIDIPTLCYHSELSTFGACRLCTVEDDRGKTFASCSEEPRDGMVIFTNTGKLRKYRKLIIELLLAAHCRDCLTCEKSGDCNLQTLAKRFGVMEVRFENYKERRPLDFSSPSIVRDPNKCILCGNCVRVCEELQGIGALGFAHRGSDAMVMPAFDREIATTDCVNCGQCRIFCPTGAISIRHNRGEVWEALSDPDTRVVAQVAPAVRVAVGDAFGLPKGRSVMGKIVNVLHRMGFDEVYDTTFGADLTIMEESAEFLERVQSGEKLPLLTSCCPAWVKFVGEHYPEFEENVSTCRSPQGMLSAVVKEYFRDPANSGGKKTVMVSIMPCTAKKMEANRPNSYTKGEKDTDFVLTTTELIDMIKTTGIDFAELEPESSDIPFGFGSGGGVIFGVTGGVTEAVIRRLAPDHAKETFQEIAECGVRQEGFIREFSIPYNGTEIRICVVSGLANARTVMEQVKSGEKEYHLIEIMACRRGCIMGGGQPRLAGKRTKAARTAGIYRADSVSVIKKCDENPMVASLYEGFLKGKEHELLHNHSFCAK; from the coding sequence ATGGGAACCATGACAATAGACGGTAGAAAAGTAACATTTACCGATGAAAAGAATGTCCTGTCCGTTATCCGCAATGCCGGCATCGACATTCCGACACTCTGCTATCATTCCGAGCTTTCCACCTTCGGCGCCTGTCGTCTGTGCACGGTGGAGGATGACCGCGGGAAAACCTTTGCCTCCTGCTCGGAGGAACCGAGAGACGGCATGGTCATTTTTACCAACACCGGAAAGCTGCGGAAATACCGCAAGCTGATTATCGAGCTTCTGCTCGCCGCGCACTGCCGCGACTGTCTCACCTGTGAGAAGAGCGGGGACTGCAACCTGCAGACGCTGGCAAAGCGCTTCGGCGTGATGGAAGTGCGTTTTGAGAACTATAAGGAAAGACGGCCGCTGGATTTCAGCTCGCCGTCGATCGTGAGAGACCCGAACAAATGTATTCTCTGCGGAAACTGCGTTCGCGTCTGTGAGGAGCTGCAGGGCATCGGCGCGCTCGGCTTTGCGCACCGCGGCTCCGACGCGATGGTGATGCCGGCATTTGACCGGGAAATCGCGACGACGGACTGCGTAAACTGCGGGCAGTGCCGCATCTTCTGTCCGACGGGAGCTATCAGCATCCGCCACAACCGCGGCGAGGTGTGGGAGGCGCTTTCCGACCCGGATACGCGCGTGGTGGCGCAGGTTGCCCCGGCGGTGCGCGTGGCGGTGGGCGACGCCTTTGGTCTGCCAAAGGGCAGGAGCGTGATGGGAAAAATTGTAAACGTGCTGCACCGGATGGGCTTTGACGAGGTATACGACACCACCTTCGGCGCGGATCTTACTATCATGGAGGAATCCGCCGAGTTTCTGGAGCGCGTGCAGAGCGGGGAAAAGCTGCCGCTTCTGACCTCCTGCTGTCCGGCATGGGTGAAATTTGTCGGCGAGCATTATCCGGAATTTGAAGAAAACGTATCCACCTGCCGTTCCCCGCAGGGAATGCTCTCCGCGGTCGTGAAGGAATATTTCCGCGATCCGGCGAACAGCGGCGGGAAAAAGACGGTGATGGTATCCATCATGCCGTGTACGGCGAAAAAGATGGAGGCGAACCGCCCCAACAGCTATACGAAGGGCGAAAAGGATACCGATTTTGTGCTGACGACGACGGAGCTGATCGACATGATTAAAACGACCGGCATCGACTTTGCGGAGCTGGAGCCGGAATCCTCCGACATTCCGTTCGGCTTTGGTTCGGGCGGCGGCGTCATCTTTGGCGTGACAGGAGGCGTAACGGAGGCGGTCATCCGCCGGCTGGCGCCGGACCACGCGAAAGAAACCTTCCAGGAAATCGCAGAATGCGGCGTGCGCCAGGAGGGCTTTATCCGTGAATTTTCCATTCCGTACAACGGCACGGAAATCAGAATCTGCGTGGTGAGCGGACTGGCAAATGCGCGTACCGTGATGGAGCAGGTAAAGAGCGGCGAAAAAGAATATCATCTGATAGAGATTATGGCGTGCCGCCGCGGATGCATTATGGGAGGCGGACAGCCGCGTCTTGCCGGAAAACGCACGAAAGCGGCGAGAACCGCCGGTATCTATCGCGCGGACAGTGTTTCGGTCATCAAAAAGTGCGATGAAAATCCGATGGTTGCTTCCCTGTACGAGGGCTTCCTGAAAGGAAAGGAGCACGAGCTGCTGCACAATCACAGCTTCTGTGCAAAGTAA